A stretch of Candidatus Neomarinimicrobiota bacterium DNA encodes these proteins:
- the rpsU gene encoding 30S ribosomal protein S21, with translation MVQVLVRKDEPLEKALRRFKKKYEKAGILKDFRKNSYYVKPSQQKRMKKAKAEKRARRAALGYRPYR, from the coding sequence ATGGTACAAGTATTAGTAAGAAAAGACGAGCCGCTTGAAAAAGCGTTACGGAGATTTAAAAAGAAATACGAAAAAGCGGGTATCCTTAAGGACTTTAGAAAGAACTCCTACTACGTCAAACCGAGTCAGCAAAAGAGAATGAAAAAAGCGAAAGCGGAAAAAAGAGCCCGCAGAGCCGCTCTCGGATATAGACCGTATAGATAA